Within the Halorhabdus rudnickae genome, the region GACGAGGGGACGCTCGGGGCACCGGTCTCTTCGCACTTCGGGCGAGCACCGAACTACACGCTCTTCGACGACGAGGCCGACGGGTTCAACGTGACCGAGAACAACGGGAAACACCACGGTGGCCAGCGTTCACCACCCGAGATCATTGCCGAGACGGGGGCCGACGTCCTCGTCGTCGGCAATCTCGGTCGCAAGGCCGTCGATCGCTTCGACCAGATGGACATCAAGGTCTACTGTGGGGCTGAGGGGACGGTCAGCGACGCGATTGCGCAATACGAAGCTGGAGAACTGGAGGCCGCGACGCCGAGTGGCTCCTACTGTGAGGGCCATGGCCACGAGCACGGGGACGACCACGATCGCGGGGACGGACATGGTCACAGTCACGGGCATGATCATGCCGCAACGGGAGACGACCACGCACACGGCCACGACGACGGTGCGTAATCGTCGCGTTTGTCGTCGTTCACATCAATGACCACCGTCACCGTTCTCATCGACAACGAAGTCAGTGGTTCTCGACCGAAGGGACTCCATGCCGAATGGGGCTTTTCCGCGGCCGTCGGCGACGTCCTCTTCGACGCCGGTCAGACCGGTTTCGCCGCCGAAAACGCCCGTAAACTCGGCGTCGGGCCCTTCGAGACGATCGTCCTGAGTCACGGCCACTACGACCACACCAAGGGCTTGCCGCCGTTTCTCGGCGCAGCCGAACGGTTGTACTGCCACCCTGCTGCCTTCGAGCAGAAGTACCACGGCGAGGAACCCATCGGGATGCCCTACGCCCGGTCGTGGATCGAGGCCCAGGTGTCAGTCACCACTCACACCGACCCCGTCGAAGTCGCCCCGGGCATTCACACACTGGGCGAGATTCCGCGCGAGTATCCAGACAGTCGAACAGGCGAACGGGAGGACGGGGACGGTCACCGCATCGAGGATCCAGTCCGGGACGATCAGGCGCTCGTCGTCGTGGGGGCGGATGGGATCAGCCTCGTTTTGGGCTGTTGTCACGCTGGCCTCCGGAACACGGTCGTCCACGCCGAGGCCGTCTTCGACGAACCGATCCGGACCGTCGTCGGCGGGACCCACCTCCGATCGCCGGATCCCGAGCAACTACGCGAGACGGCGACCTGGCTCGACGAGCGCGTCGAACGCGTCGTCCCGACTCACTGTACGAGCCATCAGGCTCGACAGATTCTCCACGAGGAATTCGGCGATACGTTCGAGCGCGTCGGCGCGGGCTCGACGATCGACCTCTGACCGACAACTACCGACTGAGAATCGTTCTCGCCATTTGGCTACTCCCAAAAGGGCTTTCGTGCTCGATAGCGAAGCCCAACCGATGACGCCCAGGAGTGAGCAACGAAGTGGCGGACGGCGATGTCGCGAGGGTGGGGGAGACGGACCACAAAAGCGCCGTGATCGGCGGCGCGAACGCGCCCGTGACGACAACGGGCAGTTCGCCGATTCGATCACTGCCGAGGATGTGCTGTCGGTGTTCGACGCGGTCGACGGACCGGTCGTGACGAGTTCTGACGTCGGCGACGTCCTCGCCATTTCGACGGAAGCAGCCAGGCAGAAGCTGAACGCGCTCGTCGAGGATGACACACTCGCCTGTCGAAAGACCGGACGGACGAGAATTTACTGGCAGCACGAGGGGGCCTAGGGATGAGCGAGACGACATCCAGGACGCCGTCGGATGTAGAGAGTCCCGCAGTCGTCGACGACCTCACACCCGCGGAGGGCCGGTACCTTTGTGGGGTGCTCTACCGGACGCTGGTCGGTTCGACGCCGGTGAGCAACCACGAACTTACCGAGTACCTCGGTGTCAGTGGCGCGAGCGTCACCGGGATGATCGAGTCTCTCGCCGCAGAGCGGCTGCTCGAGTACGAACGCTACCGTGGCGTCGAGTTGACTGACCGGGGCGAATGGGTCGCCAGAGCAGTCCTGTGGCGGCGGTGTGCCATACAGAAGTTCTTCGAACAGGGACTCGGCCTCTCGCTGAAGGACAATCGAGCCTATCGTATCGGCTTCGAACTGTCTCGCGAACAAGTTCGGACGATCGGCGATCGCACCGACCAACCCTGTCGGGACCACTGTGAAGCCTCGTCGGCGGCAGAATGTGACGTGTTTCCGGACTAAATGCGTTCTCGAAGCGCTTTCAGTCTGGTTTCTCGCCACTTTCCGAACCGATCAACGGCAGGCTACGGGAGGGGCCAGCCGCTGCCAACGTGGTACCGCAAAGACCGTGGCGAAGTTCATCCAGGGAATCGAGGTGCACGGATCGGCTATTCTCAAGCAGTCAGGCGATCACTCTATGAGTGACCTCGATAGGCTGGCGGGCGTCGACAACGGGCACCTGCCTGGTTCCGGATCACCTTTACAGCGCGTCCGCGATGACGGGTGCCACGCTGACGTCGCTGACGATCCGTTCTAGGGTGTCCGTTGCATACATGTCCTCGACGCCGGCACGCAGGAGTTTGCTCCAGGCGCCACTGGCCAGCAGCGGGTGGACACAGGTCGCAAAGACCCGCTCGGCTCCCGCATCGGTGGCTGCCCGGGCCGCGGTCGACATTGTCCCACCCGTGGCGACGAAGTCGTCGACGAAGACCACGTCACGGCCATCGATAGCGGCCTCTGTCGGGGCGAGATCCGCGGCGGTAGCCGAGCCGGCCGGTGGAACGAGATGGTCGACGGTGCCGGTACCGTAGGAGTTGTGGACGGATTCGGCGAGTGGCCGGGCCTGTTGGTCAGTTCCTAAAAACAGTGGATCGGTGAGATCGCCCGGGAGTGGTGCGGCGAGTCGATGGGACCCATCGACAGCCGTGGCAGGTGCCTCAAACATCTCTTCGGCGTCCGCCTCGTGAGGATTGACCGTGATCACGCGGTCAGTTCCCGGCGAGAGCGCACGGGCGACCGTCCGCAGGGAGACGATGTCTCCGGGACGATACTTCCTGTTCTGACGCGCGTACCCGGGGTACGGGACGACGGTGACAACCTCTTTGGCACCTGCTTGCCGGGCGGCGTCCTGGAGCAGGAGCGCCTCGAGATGGGCGTCGTTCGAGACCGTCGAGATGACGACAATCGCCCGATCGGCGATGGATTCGGTGACTTCCACGTTCAACTCTCCGTCCGGGAAGTACTCGACTTCGGCTGCGCCGAGCGGTTCGCCGGTCGCTTCGGCGATCCTGGCCGCGAGCGTCTGGGAAGCCGACCCGCTGAGGATCATATGCGTAGTCTGAGGGCCGGTGGTAAACCCGTTTTCGATCTCATCGGTCCGGTCCGACGGCCAACTCGGACACCTCCGAGAGTCCCAGCGACCGGGACCGCCAGCCCGCTGCGCCGTCCTTGGCGGCCGGTGGATCGACGAGGATCGTCCCCGCCGACGTGACGGCGACGATCCCCCGGCTGTACCCTACGTCGACGATTCGCTCGTCTGTCGGCGGGTCGCGGCTCACCCACTCGCTGTCCCGCCGTTCGATCAGTCCGTCTTCGCCGACTGCGAGCGTCCGCTCGGATCCTCCGGCAACGGCGTGGAACGCTCCTTCACGTTCGTGGTCCCACTCGCTGTCCGTAAATCGGTACAGCCCGTCCGCAGTCGCCGCCGTCGGGACCGGGTCGGCGGTGACGTCTCGGGCCGCCCGACCACGATGGTCGAGTCGCTCGTCCTCGAGCCGATAGAGTCCGTCCCCGGCCGCGATCCACTTGCCGGAGATCGCCCGTGGCTCCCCGACGGCACCCAGCGTTCGCCACTCCGCCCCGTCGTAGCGAGCGACCTCGCCGTCCGGTGCGGCAGCGATCGGCCCCTCCGCATCGACCGCGACGGCTGGACCGAACCCCAGGGCCTCGAAGGACTCAACATCCTCACTCGCCGCCCGATAGGTGTCCTCGTCGGTCCCGATCACGACCGCCGCTTCGCTCGCCCCGACCGACTGTACTTCGCCGCGTCGAACCAGTCGGAACCGACCGACGCGGTCGTCGGAGATCGCGACCAGCGTCAATCCGAGGTCGGCCCCGACGTAGACATCGGTCTTCCCGCGGCGCTCGGCGTAGATCCGGTCTTCCGCCATCTCGCCCATACGTCCTCCCTTCGCGGGTGCGACCGAAAGGGTATCGACTCGTAGACTCCACCGCGCTTGATCCTACCAGTAGATCAGGTTCTCCTCCTCGGCTGGCTTGGCGATGACCTCCAGGACGCGCGTCTCGTAGAAGTCCCGGCTGTTGGCCGCCCGGACGAGTAGTGCAGTGTCGGCACCGTCGCCCGTTCCGGCGATCGAGAGGACGCGATCGCCAGCGTCGATGAGGCCACCATCACAGGCCATCAGTGGACACTCGACGGCAACTTTTGTCCCCTGGCCGAACAGCCGCAGGACGTCGGCGACGAGTTCGTGTGATGAGAACCCTTCTTTCTGGGCGATGGCCGAGCCGAGATTGCTAAACACCATCGGGCCGGTGAAAACCTCGGCGCCAGCGTCCTCGATCATCTCGATGTATTCGTCGGCCAGTTCTTGCTCGTTTTCCTCGTCGTAGCCGTAGGAGTGACCGACGACGACGAGCTCCTCTCCGAACCGCTCGGCGGCTTTCGCTCCCGTCTCGCCCGATGTCGAGGCCACACAGACCGCGTCGATGTCGTTCTCGTCGGCGTACTCGGCCGCCCGCCCGAGTAGGGCCGCCGTGTCGAGATCGTCAGTTTGTATCATCACCGTCGTTTTCGAGTGCCGGCCGGCTATCGGTTTCTATTCCGTCCTCTCTTGACCCTCGTTTCGGGTGTTTCGAGTGGAACTTTTCTTCTACTGCACCGTCGCGTATGGCGTTTCGTCCTTCTCGACACATTTAGGGTCTGAAAGTGCCGTTATTCTCGGTACTCGGCCGTTTATC harbors:
- a CDS encoding NifB/NifX family molybdenum-iron cluster-binding protein → MLICIPSRDEGTLGAPVSSHFGRAPNYTLFDDEADGFNVTENNGKHHGGQRSPPEIIAETGADVLVVGNLGRKAVDRFDQMDIKVYCGAEGTVSDAIAQYEAGELEAATPSGSYCEGHGHEHGDDHDRGDGHGHSHGHDHAATGDDHAHGHDDGA
- a CDS encoding MBL fold metallo-hydrolase — translated: MTTVTVLIDNEVSGSRPKGLHAEWGFSAAVGDVLFDAGQTGFAAENARKLGVGPFETIVLSHGHYDHTKGLPPFLGAAERLYCHPAAFEQKYHGEEPIGMPYARSWIEAQVSVTTHTDPVEVAPGIHTLGEIPREYPDSRTGEREDGDGHRIEDPVRDDQALVVVGADGISLVLGCCHAGLRNTVVHAEAVFDEPIRTVVGGTHLRSPDPEQLRETATWLDERVERVVPTHCTSHQARQILHEEFGDTFERVGAGSTIDL
- a CDS encoding metal-dependent transcriptional regulator gives rise to the protein MSETTSRTPSDVESPAVVDDLTPAEGRYLCGVLYRTLVGSTPVSNHELTEYLGVSGASVTGMIESLAAERLLEYERYRGVELTDRGEWVARAVLWRRCAIQKFFEQGLGLSLKDNRAYRIGFELSREQVRTIGDRTDQPCRDHCEASSAAECDVFPD
- the prs gene encoding ribose-phosphate diphosphokinase encodes the protein MILSGSASQTLAARIAEATGEPLGAAEVEYFPDGELNVEVTESIADRAIVVISTVSNDAHLEALLLQDAARQAGAKEVVTVVPYPGYARQNRKYRPGDIVSLRTVARALSPGTDRVITVNPHEADAEEMFEAPATAVDGSHRLAAPLPGDLTDPLFLGTDQQARPLAESVHNSYGTGTVDHLVPPAGSATAADLAPTEAAIDGRDVVFVDDFVATGGTMSTAARAATDAGAERVFATCVHPLLASGAWSKLLRAGVEDMYATDTLERIVSDVSVAPVIADAL
- a CDS encoding HVO_0234 family beta-propeller protein, translating into MGEMAEDRIYAERRGKTDVYVGADLGLTLVAISDDRVGRFRLVRRGEVQSVGASEAAVVIGTDEDTYRAASEDVESFEALGFGPAVAVDAEGPIAAAPDGEVARYDGAEWRTLGAVGEPRAISGKWIAAGDGLYRLEDERLDHRGRAARDVTADPVPTAATADGLYRFTDSEWDHEREGAFHAVAGGSERTLAVGEDGLIERRDSEWVSRDPPTDERIVDVGYSRGIVAVTSAGTILVDPPAAKDGAAGWRSRSLGLSEVSELAVGPDR
- a CDS encoding pyruvate kinase alpha/beta domain-containing protein, giving the protein MIQTDDLDTAALLGRAAEYADENDIDAVCVASTSGETGAKAAERFGEELVVVGHSYGYDEENEQELADEYIEMIEDAGAEVFTGPMVFSNLGSAIAQKEGFSSHELVADVLRLFGQGTKVAVECPLMACDGGLIDAGDRVLSIAGTGDGADTALLVRAANSRDFYETRVLEVIAKPAEEENLIYW